The DNA segment aactcgcccaagcttctgcATTGCGTCGTTTGATTGTAGAGGGGGTTTATAAACAGCCGATTCAGTTGTTTGTACCAACGTAGCTCATATATGGTTCTATGCCGCCTCTGAAAGAAAGCCAGTGAAATATGGCAAAAAAACACATGTTTGTGCTGTTGCACTAATTGTCACGACGCCAACTGTGTTTTTAACGAAGAGAGCGCTTTtacaacgggaaagagtttatgtaagtaattttttcatatattgtaagatttcactacataGCAATCAATATTTCTTCAGATTTcctgtcggcaggcttgaatGTTTTTGCAAATAAAATTTTTACTATTGttaaaaacgttccccattggctttctatggcagtcttaactgccaGATACGAGCAATGAAAAAGCcttaaaaagccgccgcggtggctgagtggttacggcgctcggctgctggccccaaagacgcgggttcgatcccggccgcggcggtagaattttgatggaggcgaaattctagaggaccgtgtactgtgcgatgtcagtgcacgttaaagaaacccacgcggtcgaaatttctggagcccttcactacggcgtccctcatagcctgagtcgctttgggacgttaaacccccataaagcaaaccaaaccaaaagccttaaaagaaagattttgctactcatcagaagaatggatcattaccttcaataatttcataacagtaccttaagATATTGCAGtctttaaaatatttgtcctgGAATGCTGGACATGGTTCGGTCGACGTTTATGTGAGAATCGTCTTGAAAGTTCGTCAACAGATTGGTACGGAACATAGAAAGCGTGCGTGGTGATCCGCGGATAGTGACGGAGAGGCTATCGAGTGCCAACTGATGCGGAACTTCTGCGCAGTCATGCCCTACAGTCCAAACGAAAATTGGAAGTCGCTCAGTTAAAGCTTGTCTCCGTTTCCCATTTTTAAAAGCGGAAGATTAGTAATGACTACTCCCCTTCGTATTTTCTTCGCTTTGTGCGCCGTGTCCACGAGTTGGACCTTGAACAGAGAAGAAACCACGTCAGAATCAAGACGTCActccaccgccgcagccgaaaccACGGAGATAGAAGGCTCCTCTCTCTAGTAGCACGAAATGTTGCAGGAACATTGCAGCAATATTTCACTGTAATGTTGCTACAACGTGGATAATATCCTTATGAAATTAAATTCAGCCAACGTTAGCATTGAACATCACAACAAAGTTATTGGCATATTTCAACAATGTTGCTGCATGATTGATCAAATGTTTACGGAATGttattccgaccacctggggttctttaacatgcactgacattgcacagtacacggacctctagaatttcgcctccatcgaaattcgaccgccgcggccgggatcgagcccacgtctttcgggccagcatccgagcatcataaccactcagccaccgcggcggctacagcaCACTGAAGAATTATATCTTCTAAGGTCTGAGGTTTATTCACTAAAAAAAGTTGtctcttcgcaaaaaaaaaactgatttcgaGGACAGAAGCCGACGTCGTAAACTAATAATTTTCGAGCATCCTGAAGAAGACGCTCAGAGGAAGACGCTGTTTCGGAAGAAGCTCAAGATTGCCAGGTCCCGGACGCTGATTGCagggggagatttcaacgcggcaGACACGGCATGGGGTTACGGCTACAGTACGACCAAGGGAAGACAACTCGGGCATGATGCGCAGGAACTCGACTTCACGTTACTTACGGATCCGGCGCACCCGACGAGAATCAGTACCTCCACTACCAGAGACACGACCCCGGACCTGACGTTCGTCCGAAATGCCGGGACGACGGCTACCACGTGGAAAAACACGTCGACCGACCTCGGGAGTGACCACATGATCGTCGAAATACACGTACAGACTCAGGAGGTGCACGGCAGTAAGCGAAATTTCAAATGGACCGATTGGGAAGATTTCAGAAATAAACGAGACCAACAAGAGTCTTCCGGAGATACGATCACggacatcgaagcctggacccGCTGGCTGGTTGCAGACGCCAAAGCGTCCACCAAGACCGTAGAAACCGAAGTTGAAACTGACAAGatggacagccgcctggcgcatctcatcgaggCGAAGAACTCTGTCCTGACCAGGTGGAAGGGACAGAGACTCAATCGGAGACtcagaaagaaaatagcggagatcaaccgcaacgtcgaggagcactgccgaacgctcaaccaccagcaatgggatgagttatgcaatgcagtcgacggccaactacacaacgggaaatcgtgggaacctgctcaggcatctgttggacgaaacgaagaccaagtcccaccagaggaactgcctcgcacgtctattacacaaggagctcgagaagcacggtgaagatgcagtgaccgtccGGTTGCGAGCGAAGTACTTGCCGCACACTTCGACCGCACAACACGGCCCATATGAGGGGGATCCGAACGAAGAATTGGATAAGGACTTTAACGTAGAAGAGATCAGgacggcgctgcacaacctccacagcagatcGGCGCCGGGCCCCGACGGGGTGTCGAATCGCGCCCTAAAGAATCTCGACGACCGATCCGTGGAACAGTTAACGGCAGTCATCAGTGAGTGCTGGCAGCGCGGTagcctcccgcaacagtggaaaactgcgagaatgatactGATCCCAAAACTCGGAAAACCGccgagcctcgacaaccttcgccccgtatccctaacgtcgtgcgtcggcaagaccagcgagcacgcactgcttaaccgctggcaaGCCCACCTAAAGCAGAACGGGCATACCCACCATCCATAATAGGATTCTGGCCCCAATTATCCACGCAACACGCAATGTTACAACTGAAGCACAaggtgcttgacggcaagacgagaggcggcagagcaattctcggcctcgaccttgaaagcgcgttcgatagaatcgcgcactcggcgatcttacaccagatatcgcggcaaaacctgggtgtacgctcgtacaactacgttaaagattttttgacagacaggcgaacttttttagtggcaggggatatccagctagaagagcaaacgctgggaagcaccggcaccccgcacggctccgtcatctcgcccatgctcttcaacctcgtcatgatcgggctagcagaaaagctataagaactcgaagacgtctggcacaccatatacgccgacgacataacactctgggtgcacgaaggcagcgacggtcacatcgaaacggcactgcaactagcaatcgagacaatagaggGATACCTTGTGGGTACAGGATTACGATGTTCGCCtacaaagtcggaactcctactctaccgccctacgcagaggggcagaccacccgggtgtggtcggaatgcggcaacgaccagacgagaatacgaagagatcagactacgcacgagcaacggagcaaacatcccgatagtgcacagaattagggtcattggcatgataatcgaagccaatggcgtcaacggcgAACGATCACTTAAttacagcacaagacggctaacgccatgcgaatcctcaagagggtcaccagcagaagaaacggaatgaaaGAGGCGAGTCTCACAAGACTcacactctttcgtcatgagccatattgcgtacgtcgcggcattccacaactggtacaagggagaagccaagatcaacgtcctcatccgcagggtgtacaagatagcactgggtctacccgagtccaccagcacgcaacgcttgcttcagctcgggcttcacaacacgcttaccgaaatcgccgaggcgcagcgcacttcacaactgaaagattagcgggcacgagagcaggacgccagatcatggaaagtgtcggcatccgttaccacgcacaacaaggccagaaagtcgctgttccggacgcgatcatacaaaccctaagagtcgacccaattccacggaacgtccacccagaacacaaccggggaagaagagtggccagggccagagctctcctacacagccacggagacgaaacggggacaaagTACGTTGatgccgcggaatacgcagaacgctcgcgattcgcggttgcggtcgtcgattcgagtggcgaaacgcgcataacggcaagtgtagcgtgcgagcgcgcagaagaagcggaggaagcggcggtggccctcgccctcacggatccgacgtgcaccacagttctctgcgactcgcgacaaacggtcaaaaacttcgccaaaggatggatctcacagacagcggcccgaatcctgagcaattGAAAAATCCAGTGGGAGGAACCTTTTCgaaccagaatccagtggttcccggcgcacatgggagcagtatcgaacacatatcgcaaccgaaacgagaaggcacacgccaaggcgtgcgagctcgcgaaccgcgccggcgaccgtcgtccatgggacagcaccaaagactgtttgaccacatacaacgaaattgccaaggccctctgcctggcccgccgaaccttccctccgcccaacgacaagctggacagggcgcacgcggtggccctcagacaactgcagacgctcacgtaccccaacccggcacaataccacagactcgaCTCCGGAACATGGccgacgaatatatgcaaggtctgccacactgctatagcaattttaccccacatgctctgggactgtagcaaaaaccctgacggtgctaactccggaaccctcccgccgcggtgggccgctgccttgcacagccccagtctcggtgaccaactatgggccgtccagcaggtccgcgaggcgacggcgaggcaatacctcgacgtccccacgtgggagatctaaggccccgtcggcgaaagctctgcaggacttttgaataaatTTGTTACCAACCAACCTGAGGAAGACGATGAAAATCCTACCACCTTGAAGGAAAGCATACTTGATGAAATCTTTAGTCCTAAGCTCGGCGTAACCGCTACGAGAGTAGAaagggtgcacaaactgggtaaaaATAAAGGTGATAAGCCAAGACCAGTGGTACTAAACTTCTATGACTACAACGAAAAGATGCTGAACTGCAACACTGTTCCAAGCTCAAGGATTCGGGCATTTCAATTTGCCATGATTTTTGCAAGGCCACATTACATAAACGCGCCAATCTTTGGAAGTATGGTAAGCAGTTCAAATCCATGGCCAGCAAGCTGTCTCTTGACTACAATAGGCTTCGTGTAGGTAATAATGTCTACATTTTGGATGAAGTCAGCTCGAAAGTGGTTAAATTGCGCCAACTTGATACTGCTGAAACAACCACATGATCCGAAGCCAAATCGCTCCTCTTTTATTACTAAAAGCAAGAAGTCTTGCTAACAAAGCAAGTCAGCTTGAAGACTATTTTCCTTCACGATCCGCATATACTGGCAGTTACTGAAACATGGCTGTCATCCAAAATCACTGACTCTGAAATTGCGCCCCCTTCCCATAAGATAGTGTGGAGAGAACGCGATGGGCAAGGAGGTGGAGTGTCTGTGATAGGAAAGAAATAACTTGAATGCGTCTTAGTCGATCATATTAGATTATGAAAGTATTTGGTGCAAAATTAGTTATCGCTACTTTTCCACTCTACTCAGCGTCGTTTATATATAGATACCACCGAAGCCCGGTATCCTTCATCGTAGAACTGTCTGCTCATCTTTATGGCTTAATAAGACCGAATCAAAATTTTCTGCTAGCCGGCGATTTAAACTTGCCGGGTATAAACTGGAACTCTTTAAAAATAACCGAATCGCAAATGCTGGTAACTACCGGCCTATTTCACTTATATGTACTTGTTGCAAATTGCTTGAGCACATAATAGCTCATCATATATTCAACTATCTTGAATCGGTCAACTTCTTTGTCGAATGGGTTCCACTACAACACGGCTATTGTCCGTAATTCATGACTTTCCTCTGGACATTAATAATCGTGAACAAATAGGTGCAATTTCCCTGATTTATCTAAGGCATTTAATTCTGTGCCACACAGCTTGTTTATTGAgaggctaaaaaaaacgggatgccCAGGTTTTATCCCTTGGTTGCAAGCGTACCTACAGAATCGAATACAATTTGTTAAATGTGGTGGAATGAGGGCCGAGTATCTGCATGTTCTGTCCGGTGTACCGAACGGATCAGTGCTGGGACCGCTTTTGTTCCTCATTTAAATTAATGATATTGCTCAAAATGTCGAAGAAGTTATCGCTGTAAaattgtttgccgatgattgcgtcatttattcTGTTATCAAGAATTCTTCCTGTCAACAACTACTGAATGCCAATTTATGTAAACTCGCGGACAGGTATAAACAAAGGGTGATGAAAATGAATTTTTATAAAACCGCGTTAACGACAATTACAACTAAAAAGCATCCTTTACAATATGTTTACAACATTAGAGATTAGTGCATAAATAGTCACATtcattaaatacctaggcatgACAATTGATACCAATCTTACATGGGATATGCATCTTAATGATATCTCAAAACCATTCAGGAAATCAGGCTACCTACGCAAGGAATTAAAGGCATCCCCATCCAGCTTAGAACTTTAGCATATCGCACTATGATGTCGACCAATCCTGGAGTACGCCTGTGTTGTGCGAGATGCCTACATTGTAAAAAACATTGAGCAGGTGGAGCGCATCCAACGGCATGCAGCCAGGTTCATCTCATCTGATTACCGGAAACGCTCATCCTTTACGAATATGCTGAGGCAGCATATGTTGGAGCCACTCCAGTTGCGCGGACAGATTGCCAGGTTAAAAGTTTTGCACTTACTATATCATAGCAAAACAGGATTGCCACGTGAATCGGCTTTACTTTCAGCACCGCAAAGATCGATCATCAAGGCTTAACTACACAAAAGTGATAAGGCCACACAATGCCAAGACTAAGCAGTTTCAAAAATTTTTCCCATGCACAATCGAACAATAGAATCGCCTCCTTGCTTCGGTTGTTGAATTTGCTAACATTAATACCTTCGAGCGTTCTTTGAAAACTTACCCTTTGTAACCCTCTTCTGcctgggcagcactgctgcctgcagtatttggaaataaatttttagacccaccgttctgctctgcctgcttaactcattgatcatgatttgcagttcatctcctgagtgacacagtaaagcaatgccatcagcgaatctccgattatttaggtattcttcattaactcttatcaccCCTCTTTAAATGTTGCCAGCATACGTCATTTCAGGGTCTCCGTCGCGAAAGCTACCTGGGCCGGTATGGAATCCGCGCTTTGATTTATCTTGCCTGGCGGCAGGTTGAAGctcattttgtttttgcttttgtaaGCTTCATTTCGTTTTCGTTTTGTACATAACTTTGAGGGGAGAGCTTGCGGCAGTTATAAATATTATGGGCGCGAAACAAGACGTGAAAATGCAAGCCGAGATCGAACGTGCGGTTTGATGTACCATAATTAGTAATTTTCAATTACAGGCTTGGACACCGAGGCTAGATACGAGGCCAGGTTTGTTCTTCTAAGCAGGGGTGTAACGCGCTCTCGGTTGTGCCCCATGATGTATATGTACAACGCATCAGAATACGGAATAGCTGAATCAGCGAGTGTTGTTTGCCTACATTTTCCTCGCTTTAGgccgggaataaaaaaaaaaacttttctatGTTTTTAAGCACTGTAGATATCATGACACCTTCAGCACACCACAAAGAAAGGGCGGctccatttctttttgtttgtctgtttttTTGCCTCTCTCTGATAGGCACAGCGGCAATCCACTTCCGTTACATGAGTGCGCACTCGCTCCACCCTGGTGTGTGCTAAATGATCTCCTCCAAGAAACCGGTGTGTGTTGTGGGCGACGCTTGAGACCTCATCCGCTCGGGGGCAACATCGTCTTCTGTCGCCACCTGCTGGTCCTCGTCGCTGCTGCACCAAGAGAGCAAAGAAAATACAGCCTCTTAACCAGCATTCGGTGATGTTAGAGAGGCTAAATTTCACGGAAATATAAATACGAGCTGAATAGTGGCCCTGGCACCGAGTGTGGTACTGTTTACACATTGAAAGCTCCACACAAGCACACGTCTTCTATAGTACAGCGTAATTAGCTTGGCACTTTTCTTTAGCGTCAGTAAGTCCTTGCATTTCTAGCTCACGGACGCTTTTCCTTGCTTCCTATAGCTTTTGTTTTTAATGCGGAGGAACTTCATAGAGCGAAAATTTCCATCTCCCCTGTTTCATTCCTACTGTTCtagctgtatactttttctcttaagTAAATGAATAGCTCATTCTTTCCCTTTCAGATAGCGCCCGTCAGCAGCATGTAATATACATCCAGCACGCCTAGAATGGTAAGGCGACTGTTGACAGAGGATGCTGACAGAGGCACGGGACAAAACGTCAAAAGCTAACAGCAAACACTACTCGTAAAGGGCATCTTCACAGGAAGAGGTGACGATCCATACTTGTGGGATCGGCCGAGGTGGTCGCATGGGTCTGCACGAGCCGCAACTTGGcccttaaaggggccctgaaaggggCTTTAATAAATCTCCAGcatggctgggatgttaaagcacgcctcttcacgaatattgtccagcaagaaattttctaatgcgttttgtagaagctgagttatctgtagtcaaaattcgaatttccgcgtcttcgcgcttttccatctcctctcgtcactttttgcacgctggaaggtcggcgctcctcagCCGGCCCCTCCTCCGGGGgaaagcttcctgacccgccggagctaggCGGCTTATTGGCCAcagccttggtagctgcctgacgtctaaaagaatctaaccagtagccacctctcaacatgtatacgtagatacGAGCGACGgaagagggtgcgagcatgaattcggcgggaagggctcgtcaactttcgcgcttgattgtgggtcctctgctgcgtgtagaagtgtattatttgatTCAGGTTTTCATGAAAACACAATGCAGAGATTGGGCgggttgatgtgctttcctcgaaaggtgtttcagagcccctttaaacttTTCGCTGTTTTTAACATGTTTCGAAGAGGACGACATAAAGAAGACCGTTGAGTGTACAGTATAACCTATTTTTTCCGAATAGAATCCTTACTCAGCGTCGTATTTTTGTTGTTTAGGTTATCTCGATTAACATGATACGCAATATTGCAGGACAAAAGAATGAAACTAAAAAAGCTCTGGGCTCACCTTTCCTCGGCGCCGGATGTTAATGTTAAAGCATCTCCAATCACCTCCACCAGGTGGCCGTTGTGCGTCACGTAGTTGCGGCTGCCTACAATCCGAGGTCCTGAGAAGTGTTTGAGAGCATGCGCTGCCCCATAAAAAACTACGAGACACAttggcaactaaagtgttgagaggcgaaagccgaccattctgtgacaattttcgcTGTGCCGTGACGGCTtctggtggatgtgacgtcacaccgttcccgtggctatattgaTTCCCAAATTATACATATTTCAGGGATCTTAAGTATTAATTACGCTCAATTACACATTTTCCCCTCTATTATGACACAAATCCCACGTTTCTTCGACAATtatgtgacaattttcactatgctgTGACGACATCGGGTGGATGTGAGGTCGCaacgttcccgtggctatatcgatacccaAATTGTACAACCTTCGGGAATTTGAAGTAAtaattacgcttaattacacatttttccatctaatttgacacaaattcgaCGTTCTTCCGActattctgtgacaattttcactatgccgtgacgacttcagGTGGACGTGACGTCCCACCGTTTTCCTGggtatatcgacgtccgcgctagtTCAACGCAATTTTGATATGTTTGCCTATCTTTAATTAAataattactctacagtcatcaaacttggcttttaggttcattttttttctcctctatcTGAAACAACCACCcttttctgctatctttttttagttcccgagttaaacATGCAACACCCTCTGCGAACGGACGatagtatgagccattaaaggttttcgccCTAATAGTTTAAAGACGCATTCACACCAGCGAGTCATAGAGGTCGTGCGACAGGTATTGGTCACTTGCGATGGTCGTAGGGTTTAAAAGTGACTTCACTTATGAATCCTTCGTGACGCGGCTAAGGGTCACGCACTTCCACGGCCCTTCAGCGGCACCGTAAGAAATGGCGCGGTAACGCGTCACGTTTACTTACATTCGTTTTTCAGTGAATGTCCACGGAGAGGGGCATACTACAGAGCATACTGATATCCAACGTGGCAATTGGAGACCGAGAAGTTTGAGCGCTATATTGGGGAACTATCGACTATTCATTTCTGAAGGCTGTGCGCTAAAGAAACGTTCACAAGGAAAAAGGAGGACATacgacaggaaagaagcgcaactttccACTTTAGTTAAAGTGGAAAGTTGCGCTTCCTTCCTGTCGTCTGTCCTCCTTTTTTCCTgtgagcgttttcttttttagcgcacagccttcagaaatgaatatgtagcaactagcccgtcagaaagttacTTCGACTATTATGACACCCTATATGAATGATTGCACCGATTGCTGTTCCTTCGTGTTCGAAGGAACAGCCATCGATGCGATCATTCATGTGAATAGCGTCGCTGTTGATTGGAATAGCGTTTTAATACAAGAGGCGCCATCGATTGGGCCCCCAGAAGGCTCTCTGAGCGGAATTTTCTTGCGTGCGTATTAAACGTTCTAAGTGCAGTGCACAGACGCAGACGATGCTTAGTAACATAGACGCGGAAGGCTACAGCCGGCGGCTGTCAATCAGCAATAAGCCACTAGAAGTTGCGTAATTCATGCAAGTGAGTCTAAGAAAGGCTGGCACACGTTAGCACGCTTTCGGCCGGCTAGCCAAGAGCTAAATACAAACCTCTCCTTGTTGCACTGCGCTCtcacaaaaaaattggcggaaACGAAACGGTAAACTGCAACGGCCGACATTTTCCTCAACCTGTGCAGACCATAACAATAATATCTCGGGATTTCATGTGAAGAGCGGTGAGCGCCCACGGATAAGCGCACGTACTTGGGCGTCGGGCCGTGGCTGTCGTAGAGGAGGCTGTAGTAGAGGCCATTGTCGTAGAAGTGGGTGTTGAAAAGGCTTCTGTCCTCAGCGTAGTGGACGTCGTGTTCGCTTCTAAGGACGCATCCCCTGTCCTCCACGCGGTCGGAGTTGTTTTCGCTTTGAAGTTCGTGCCGCGTACACCCTTCTGTGGACGTCGGAGCAAGGCCCTGGTAGCCTTATGAGCTTTCGCCGAAGCTCCCCGCAAGGGTCTGCGCGTCTTAGCCGTAAGCTTCGGAGTCTCCAGCTTGACTGCGGTACCACGCGCTGCGAGCATGGGGAAGCATCGTTTTAGGCTCAGTTTGCCGTACAGCATTCATTTGTGCTTTTCCACGTCGAGTATTGGCGAGGGGGTGGTGCCACACAAAAGAAGGGTGACTAGTAGTTCCCGCTCGTCTCTTTGCAGTTTTATTGCCCAGCTATGAATAAAAGTAGCGGCGACGCAACCAACAGAACGTTCATTTATTGTTTTCGTAAACCAGAATCAGTAATATCGTTGTGTAGGAGAATAAATATTGTCTCTAAGTTTCCTTTTCTTAAGAAACCAAAGGAATTTGAGTCAAGAGAGGTAGGGTGTTGCACATTCGTTCCGGCCAAAATGGTCCCACAAATTTTTCCTGGCATGACGGTAACTTTGTCCGCAACAAACATGACAGTAAAGGATAAAGGGACCCTTAGTCTAGCTAAACTCGTGCATTCGCTGCAGCCCTCTTGCAAAAATAAACCGTGTTAGAGCAATTTGTTTCGAGTAGATTAGGCCTGAAGTACCTCCTTCAAATCGCGTTAGACTGCAATTTGGTGTGTCTCCTTTAAGTGAACGATTATAATTATGGCGAGTTCGAAGAGGTTGAATGTTTGAATGCGGGATATGAATAAGCTGTGGAATGCCTGCGCGTTAGAGAGCAGGTGGGAGATAACCCGAGTGATGCCCCATGCCATTATCGAAAATTGACGTATATCCGAAAATTCCTATCCTTGGCAATTTTTGCCTTCAAGAGGTTGGAAAATCTCCGCTTTTTTTTCCGCTATTCTGCACCATTTTTTCATTACTTCTTGCTTCCCGTAGGCAGTAATAAAGGCTAAAGCCCGAGAATTTGCCGATTACTGCTCACTGCGCgtatttgaattttatttttctctcttattCACGTATTTCAAGCAGTAGTGACGTCGCCGTCACCACCTGCTATACATTAAAGAAAAGCTTGTTCAGAATCTAGTTTCTAGCTTTACTTGCTCAAAATACACTTCTCGACAGAAGCAAAGGAAACAAGTGCATAAATGACTAGCACGTGCTGCTAtcttgcacactacttttacaaCTCAGGCAAGTGTCAGCTCAATCTTACTACCGTTAATTACAACCCATGCTCGTCGATCTGTCGTATAGGCCTGCACCCTAATttcaaaaagcgaaaaaaaaagtaaagttgAGGTTGGAATAATTTATACCTCACCCATCGAAAGCTTAATCAAACAACATGTGGCGTAGGTGAGAGGCACAACGTATCGCATTATCGCTATGCAGCGGCGTCGTGAGAAACGCGTTGCCGGAGGCCCAGCGCAAAGCGAGCGCAAAGAACGTGATCTGAAGGAGAGCGCAAGGGTAGAGACCTTTTGGCGAGCTAGTTGGTTACGAAGCATCATTTgacacacacacagaggacgagcgTCGTGTTCGTGCTCATTCTTCGTCCTCTGTGTCTTAGACTGCGCTGTTAACTTCATGAAGGGAAGAGACGACTTCTTATGTTAGGCAGAGAGCCTAAAGCTCCTCAGCGTCACCGAGGCCGTAAATTAGTAGCAGTAATGTATCGAATAACGTTGCAATGATAGTGCGAATCTGATATCTGAGTGGCGACGGCGTGGTGGGGATCAGTCTAATCGCCGTTTAGGCTCCCTCTTGTAATCTTTCTCGTGGCCCTCTTAAAAAGAGAGGACGCTCGAAATGTTTGCGTGGTAGCAACTGTCGTACTGTGAAAGGCTGCGAAAGCGTGAAAGTTAAGAAAAAGCTTTGCGCACTGCCGTTGATTGCGCCACTCTCTTTCCGGATTTGCACCCTGCCCTGGCCATAATCTTTATATCTAGCCGACAAAAATTTCCCTCATTTCCCTACTAGTGCTTAAAATTCTCTGTGAActcttcatgattttttttttgtttttctactaatTCTTAAAATTATCTAAAAATTCCTAAAGATTCTTTCCTTCGTTCAAGCCCATTTTGGACTGAAAACTTTCTGAGAAAGAGGAAATGCTCCGAATGGAACATTTCTGAA comes from the Amblyomma americanum isolate KBUSLIRL-KWMA chromosome 1, ASM5285725v1, whole genome shotgun sequence genome and includes:
- the LOC144094347 gene encoding uncharacterized protein LOC144094347 isoform X4 — its product is METPLSSPGLRSHRRASSPPTLSVLTPTPVQPRRAASTPSFCFLPCSLSELLWSARSTPTPPPRRCETEAQVAATSRNEDSRHTFRRLLDERCYMSPFFVTVAALGVFVFILVTVSTVFGTVNTGQKADNLELLSDAFENEAPAVAAAARNNVQPITAPTAGKARGTAVKLETPKLTAKTRRPLRGASAKAHKATRALLRRPQKGVRGTNFKAKTTPTAWRTGDASLEANTTSTTLRTEAFSTPTSTTMASTTASSTTATARRPRPRIVGSRNYVTHNGHLVEVIGDALTLTSGAEESSDEDQQVATEDDVAPERMRSQASPTTHTGFLEEII